The following are from one region of the Mycolicibacterium diernhoferi genome:
- a CDS encoding cupin domain-containing protein has translation MTDTDINTHNAVPTIDGDEGATVLGPDNVAIGVQNPGAPSTDSGSLPNLKWSFAASHNRLLNGGWAREATVRELPVATTLAGVNMRLTAGAYRELHWHREAEWAFMLAGSARIAAIDPDGRNFIDDVHRGDLWNFRAGFPHSIQALEDCEFLLVFDDGNFSENETFLVTDWFAHTPKHILAKNFAVPESSFANIPTAGEIEHSRYIFPGEVPGALVDDIAAAQSPVGTAERMSHRMLAQDPVEVPGGSVRITDSRNFPSASTIAAAYVELAPGAVREMHWHPAHDEWQYWISGHARMCVFGSSGKARTFDYYPGDVGYVPSAMGHYFENVGDDPVVMLELFRSDRFTDVSANQWLGLTPQEVVAATLNLDRRTVDAFRTDKPLIMPSEK, from the coding sequence ATGACCGACACCGATATCAACACCCACAATGCAGTACCCACCATCGACGGCGACGAAGGCGCAACCGTTCTGGGCCCAGACAACGTGGCCATCGGCGTACAGAACCCCGGCGCCCCAAGCACCGACTCCGGCAGCCTGCCCAACCTCAAGTGGTCGTTCGCCGCCTCGCACAACCGGCTCCTCAACGGAGGCTGGGCACGAGAGGCGACAGTCCGCGAATTGCCGGTGGCCACCACCCTGGCCGGGGTCAACATGCGACTCACGGCGGGCGCGTATCGGGAACTTCACTGGCACCGGGAAGCAGAGTGGGCTTTCATGTTGGCCGGCAGCGCGCGCATCGCCGCCATCGACCCAGACGGCCGCAACTTCATCGACGACGTTCACCGCGGCGACCTGTGGAACTTCCGCGCCGGTTTCCCGCACTCGATCCAGGCACTGGAGGATTGCGAGTTCCTGCTCGTCTTCGACGACGGGAACTTCTCGGAGAACGAAACCTTCCTGGTCACGGATTGGTTCGCGCATACCCCCAAACACATCCTGGCCAAGAACTTCGCCGTGCCCGAATCCTCGTTCGCCAACATCCCCACCGCCGGCGAGATCGAGCACAGCCGCTACATCTTTCCCGGTGAGGTGCCCGGCGCCCTCGTCGATGACATCGCCGCCGCACAGTCCCCGGTCGGCACGGCCGAACGGATGAGCCACCGCATGCTCGCCCAGGACCCCGTCGAAGTCCCCGGGGGCAGCGTGCGCATCACCGACTCACGCAACTTCCCGTCCGCATCGACGATCGCCGCCGCCTACGTCGAATTGGCCCCCGGCGCGGTTCGCGAGATGCACTGGCATCCCGCCCACGACGAGTGGCAGTACTGGATCTCCGGGCACGCCCGTATGTGTGTATTCGGATCCAGCGGCAAGGCGAGAACCTTCGATTACTACCCCGGTGACGTCGGCTACGTGCCCAGCGCGATGGGCCACTACTTCGAGAACGTCGGCGATGACCCAGTGGTGATGCTGGAACTGTTCCGCAGCGACCGCTTCACCGACGTGTCGGCCAACCAGTGGCTGGGGCTGACTCCGCAGGAGGTCGTCGCCGCCACGCTGAATCTCGATCGCAGGACCGTGGACGCCTTCCGCACCGATAAGCCACTCATCATGCCGAGCGAGAAGTAG
- a CDS encoding SDR family oxidoreductase: protein MKIEGSVALVTGASRGLGRHFVEQLLSRGAAKVYAAARHPDGITLDGVIPLRIDLTDQASIDAAAEAAGDITLLVNNAGVFTPGGVLSAPMADIRADMDTNYYGTLAVTRAFAPHLIANAPAAILNVLSVLAWLHPSGFGAYAAAKAAVWAQTDVVREELASHGVDVTALHVGFMDTDMTANIDAPKEDPGVVAALALDGVEHRLTEVLADERSRDVKSQLSLDRGAVTSTAPAP, encoded by the coding sequence ATGAAGATTGAAGGTTCAGTGGCATTGGTGACCGGTGCTAGCCGCGGGCTGGGCCGTCACTTCGTCGAGCAATTGCTCTCTCGGGGCGCGGCGAAGGTCTACGCCGCGGCGCGCCACCCCGATGGGATCACCCTCGACGGCGTCATTCCGCTGCGCATCGACCTCACCGACCAGGCGAGCATCGATGCCGCCGCCGAAGCAGCCGGTGATATCACGTTGCTCGTCAACAACGCCGGGGTCTTCACACCCGGCGGGGTCTTGTCGGCGCCGATGGCCGACATCCGCGCGGACATGGACACGAACTACTACGGAACCCTGGCGGTAACCCGTGCCTTCGCACCGCACCTGATCGCCAACGCACCCGCAGCCATCCTGAACGTGCTGTCGGTGTTGGCCTGGTTGCACCCCAGTGGCTTCGGTGCATACGCAGCGGCCAAGGCTGCCGTCTGGGCCCAAACCGACGTCGTACGAGAGGAACTGGCAAGCCACGGTGTCGACGTCACCGCACTGCATGTTGGATTCATGGACACCGACATGACGGCCAACATCGATGCACCCAAGGAGGATCCGGGAGTCGTCGCCGCCCTCGCCCTCGACGGTGTCGAACACCGTCTCACCGAGGTGCTCGCCGATGAGCGCTCCCGAGACGTCAAGTCCCAGCTGTCCCTGGACCGCGGCGCTGTCACCTCGACAGCGCCGGCGCCCTGA
- a CDS encoding alpha/beta fold hydrolase, whose protein sequence is MAVDSYTTTPTRFTEVEGSRYAYREVGDEGLPPLVALNHFRGTLDTWDPTLIDGLAKTRRVIAIDNAGVSRSEGTTPNNVADMARDAAAVIRALGLETIDLLGFSLGGFVAQQLVLDNPELVRYLILVGTGPEGGRDFARFTPGVQEVGMRPHPVPEDLVYLFFAHTDHSRSLGKAYLERLVRRTTDNEPEVSAHTTSAQLEAIGAWGTPPDEAQDRYAKLAGIRQPTLVVNGIEDRLVPTINSYTLARYIPNAQLILYPDAGHGSQFQYPERFVADVNTFFNQVALT, encoded by the coding sequence ATGGCCGTCGACAGCTATACGACCACGCCGACTCGCTTCACCGAAGTCGAGGGTTCGCGGTACGCCTACCGCGAGGTTGGCGACGAAGGACTACCTCCATTGGTTGCACTCAACCACTTCAGGGGGACCCTCGACACCTGGGATCCGACATTGATCGACGGGTTGGCCAAGACCCGCCGCGTGATCGCCATTGACAACGCCGGCGTATCCCGGTCCGAGGGCACCACGCCCAACAATGTTGCCGACATGGCCCGCGACGCCGCTGCCGTGATCAGGGCACTCGGACTCGAAACGATCGATCTCCTCGGCTTCTCCCTGGGCGGTTTCGTCGCACAGCAACTGGTGCTCGACAACCCAGAGTTGGTTCGTTACCTGATTCTGGTCGGGACCGGCCCCGAGGGCGGCCGCGACTTCGCACGGTTCACTCCGGGGGTGCAGGAAGTCGGCATGCGCCCACATCCCGTGCCCGAAGACCTGGTGTATCTCTTCTTCGCCCACACCGATCACAGCCGAAGCTTGGGCAAGGCCTACCTCGAACGGCTGGTCCGCCGCACCACCGACAACGAGCCGGAGGTCAGCGCACACACCACCAGTGCCCAGCTGGAGGCTATCGGCGCGTGGGGGACTCCACCCGATGAAGCTCAAGACCGATACGCAAAGCTAGCCGGCATACGGCAGCCGACCCTCGTGGTGAACGGAATCGAAGATCGGCTAGTCCCCACCATCAACTCCTATACGTTGGCCCGGTATATCCCGAATGCGCAACTGATCCTTTACCCCGATGCCGGGCACGGCTCTCAGTTCCAATACCCCGAACGCTTCGTGGCCGATGTGAACACGTTCTTCAACCAGGTAGCACTGACCTAG